From the Xylocopa sonorina isolate GNS202 chromosome 9, iyXylSono1_principal, whole genome shotgun sequence genome, the window TGCCACTGCTTTAATTTCCAGAATCCTCTTTCCTTTCCATCAGAGGTAGCCTCTTAGTAATTGGTAACTAAAATCTCTATTAAATTCAATATACTTGTCCCAAGCCGTTTTGTATAAAAAACAACAATTTAAATTTTAGGAAACGAAGCTTTTCTACTGAGGATCATAAACATAGCAACGGATATAGAAATGAACGTTTCGAAGCTTTCTTAGTACCTGAATATATTTTAGCTGAATACAAATAGGTATACACTAGTCATCGACTGTTATAGTTTCAAATTATTTTTAGAGCTTGCAATGCGGCTGTTTTGTGTTCATCACCTATTCTCTCAGACATTTTTTTGCCATCGAAAGTATAGTCTTCGTACCGAGCAACGAACAGAGTCTCGAAGCCCAGCTTGTTTGCAACTTTTTGACTGTAATTCGTGGCGAACACAGCATAAAATATTTCTGGTAGCACATCCTGGTTTACGATGGGCCCATCGATCGAAATCCTCTTCATCGTACCGTTCAAGAGCCCTCGGGCGAACTCAATGCACTTCTGACTCAATCGAACAGCAATCCCTCGGCCTTGGTACTCTGGATGAGTGACAAGAAAGAACAGCCTCATCGCACCATTCACGTTGTATCTTTCAAATACGTCCACTTTGCTTGTGACCTATTATTTAACGATACACATGTGACAAAAATGAAATGGATGAAGAATTACGAAAGCCGTGTTTACACTTAAATCCGGAAAGCAGGTATAGATATTTAGTGTATATAATTAGAATTCATGAAAGCGATAATGCAGTTACTGAATAAAGTTGAGGCAATGCTTGACCTAAACGAATCACTTCAACCAAGAAATTAAGTAACACTCACGTCATTAAGAAAATTCACTATATTCTGGCACGTTCGATGTTTCAAGCTGTTGGATATCTGCAGATTATCTTTGTTGCGGACCACTGGTCTAGCCTTGAAACAGATAGAGACGTTCCGTGAAAAGGCAACGAAAAGATATTGTTTATTGAACGGAAGCTGAATTGGAAATTAACCTGAATCCTGTTGAAAGCAACTGCCACCAGTTTGTTCGTTTCCTTCTCGATGGCTATCAATGTAGCACCATGTTTAAGCGTTTCTCTGTAGGCTACAAACAGTTCTTCCACGGCTCCATCTTCTTCACATACACCCACACCTAGCCATACGATGTTATTACACATATTCATGGCCACAATACGCAAAGCATCTTCAACGTACTCCTTGGTGATCAGTTTGTACTCCAGTCCATTTTCGGAACCCAAAGACATGGCTGAGTTGAGTTAAGTACGAATACTTAGTTGCTGAAGCTTGCCTGAAGTTGCACACGCTTTATTACGATCCTCTTATATAATTTCACCCCTTCGATAAAAACGTCGAACCATCACCTATCTTATCTGCAGCCATCTTTCTTATCTCTATAGCCGTTAATTACTTCTGTATCATTGAGAGTACGTTTGTATACAATGATATTGAAGAAGGAAGATTGAGAATATCAGTGTGGAttattctaattatttatagaaCTGACTCATTTATTATACAAAATACTTCACTATACAATAATATAATACTCGTTTATCTTTTTTGTTCGTTAACAATATCGCactataatatgtatatatatatttttacccAGTGTCCATCTATGTTTGTACAAGTTATCTGATAATCTTCCAGACTTTTATCGCATGCTCGAGGCTATGATCCTGAAACTAGTTATACCAATCAAACTAACTTACTATTAATATATTCTATTATATAATCCGTACAAATACCACAATTTTCCGTATATTCTCAGTACATTTTGATACACAAAAGGCACAGCTTCAGCCGATACCTCTCCTACggtaataaattaatatttcaacGTTTACACCTATTCTAGATCAATCTTTTGGTTACCAGGCAGGAGTTTGGGTGTTCATCCCCTATCCGTTCGCTGAAAGTCTTCCCATTGAAACTGAAGTCTTTGTAGCTGATAGTAAAAAGCTTTTCGAATCCACACTTTGCCGCGATCTTTTGTGAGTAATTGGAAGTCATGATCGCTGATACCAAACTTGGTACGGATTCCAAGTTTTTTATAGTACTGTCACCATTTATCGTGACCGGTGTTTTCACGGAATTTCCCTTTTTCAGTTCCTTCGCCACCTCTATGGACGTGGATACCAACAATTCTCCGATTCTACGCTTCTGATTGGAAGGCATGGTGGCCAGAAACATAATTTCGAAGATGCAATCCGTGTTGTAGTGCTTGAACATATCTATCCTTGCATCTATGTCGATCATGAAGTCTACCAGGGCTTTCGACGACTTGTACTTGCAGTTCTCACTGCATATCTCGAAAGCACTCTTTTCTGCCGGACTCTTGAGAACCTGGATAACGATAGTTGTCTCTTTCTATCATCTCACGACGTAAGAATAGCCATATATGACTTTTATCGTAAGACTATTTCCGCTTACTTGCATCTTGTTGAACGCCACACCAATAACTTCTCCGGTGTCCACATCAACAGCGACCACGCTGATACCATCCTTGGCTGCATCCAAACAGAGCTGCTCGAGTTCTTCGGACGCACCGGGCTCTGAGAGCAGATCTACGCCCCTGCATACACTCTCATAAACGAAAAAACTCTTCCTTATGACATTCAGAGCTCCTTCGAGAGTCTCGTTTGTCAGAGACTCGAATTCGATGGCTCCGTCCTCTATGGAGCCCCAAACACGGTACGGTGGCATTCTGTTTCGAGTTCTACATCAGAAAAAGGTCGAACTTTTTGAAAATAATCGTAAATAGAAGCATAATTTGAAGATACGCTTTATTTTGCTTTTTGTTTCTTCCTTTGGTATCTCCGCTAGAGCTAGAGTTTTGTTTTATACGTCTCAGTGACGTGTTCGTTGTATAATAATTGCGTATTAGCGTGAATGTAAGCAGCTAACGTTTCCATGCAATTACGGAATGGATATGTCACCGTTATATGCGAACAGTGATTTCTTATTTCTAATGAAAATTAATTACTCAAAACATCCTGCATCGAGTTGTAAGCAGATTCGTAATTGAACCACCCGGAGGCCAAACTGGTCGATTTCACAATCTATAAATTTCGGAAACTTCGCACATCAAAGTATATCGTTAACGTTTATCTTGACAAAAGCCAAACGGATACGTTTTCAAATTGGAATTGACCAGACTGGTTCTCGAGTAGCTCGATTAGACTACTAGATTGTTTTATTCACCTCATTTTGCCAGAGAGATACGTGCAGGACGATGGA encodes:
- the LOC143426781 gene encoding uncharacterized protein LOC143426781; translation: MSLGSENGLEYKLITKEYVEDALRIVAMNMCNNIVWLGVGVCEEDGAVEELFVAYRETLKHGATLIAIEKETNKLVAVAFNRIQARPVVRNKDNLQISNSLKHRTCQNIVNFLNDVTSKVDVFERYNVNGAMRLFFLVTHPEYQGRGIAVRLSQKCIEFARGLLNGTMKRISIDGPIVNQDVLPEIFYAVFATNYSQKVANKLGFETLFVARYEDYTFDGKKMSERIGDEHKTAALQALKII
- the LOC143426801 gene encoding arylalkylamine N-acetyltransferase 1 isoform X1, which translates into the protein MAQYFVPVADTSCMHYIIGKSTGYWLVYRDPSSCTYLSGKMRTRNRMPPYRVWGSIEDGAIEFESLTNETLEGALNVIRKSFFVYESVCRGVDLLSEPGASEELEQLCLDAAKDGISVVAVDVDTGEVIGVAFNKMQVLKSPAEKSAFEICSENCKYKSSKALVDFMIDIDARIDMFKHYNTDCIFEIMFLATMPSNQKRRIGELLVSTSIEVAKELKKGNSVKTPVTINGDSTIKNLESVPSLVSAIMTSNYSQKIAAKCGFEKLFTISYKDFSFNGKTFSERIGDEHPNSCLVTKRLI
- the LOC143426801 gene encoding arylalkylamine N-acetyltransferase 1 isoform X2, with translation MPPYRVWGSIEDGAIEFESLTNETLEGALNVIRKSFFVYESVCRGVDLLSEPGASEELEQLCLDAAKDGISVVAVDVDTGEVIGVAFNKMQVLKSPAEKSAFEICSENCKYKSSKALVDFMIDIDARIDMFKHYNTDCIFEIMFLATMPSNQKRRIGELLVSTSIEVAKELKKGNSVKTPVTINGDSTIKNLESVPSLVSAIMTSNYSQKIAAKCGFEKLFTISYKDFSFNGKTFSERIGDEHPNSCLVTKRLI